Sequence from the Blastocatellia bacterium genome:
TCAACTCCGACGACAGTCAAATTGCGCACCGTCTGTCGCTGCATGCCCATGTGCCCCGTCATGCGCGCGCCCGGCCACACCCGCGATGGAAAGCTGGACGCGCCAATCGAGCCCGGCGCACGGTGGAACATAGACCCGTGCGAAGCCCGACCGCCGCGAAAATGATGACGCTTGACGAAACCAGCGAATCCGCGCCCCTTGGATGTGCCCCTGATGTTCACCAGATCATTTATCACGAACTGATCAACCAGCACGGAATCGCCCACGTTGATGCTTTCATCGGCGGCCTCTAAGCGAAACTCTCTGAGAATGCGCGTCGGCGGCACGCCAGCACGCTCGAAGTGCCCGCGCATCGGCTTATTCACTTTG
This genomic interval carries:
- the rplC gene encoding 50S ribosomal protein L3; protein product: MVNGIIGKKLGMTQIYQDDGTVVPATVIKAGPCVVVQRKTVAKDGYEAVQLGFVEEKPPRKVNKPMRGHFERAGVPPTRILREFRLEAADESINVGDSVLVDQFVINDLVNIRGTSKGRGFAGFVKRHHFRGGRASHGSMFHRAPGSIGASSFPSRVWPGARMTGHMGMQRQTVRNLTVVGVDTERHLLMVRGAVPGPNGGYVVIEKARR